The Thiothrix subterranea genome has a segment encoding these proteins:
- a CDS encoding FeoC-like transcriptional regulator, translating into MLLGEIRDYLQQRGSANLTEVATHFDIAADTARFALHYWQRKGKIREQAAGTCSSGGCGSNSCGGTKAATHYEWVKRDVPLHWFPTRS; encoded by the coding sequence ATGCTATTAGGGGAAATTCGCGATTACCTGCAACAGCGCGGTAGCGCCAACTTGACGGAAGTTGCTACCCATTTCGACATTGCGGCGGATACGGCGCGTTTTGCACTGCACTATTGGCAACGTAAAGGCAAAATTCGCGAACAAGCAGCGGGTACTTGTAGCAGTGGCGGCTGTGGCTCAAACAGTTGTGGCGGCACTAAGGCCGCCACACACTACGAGTGGGTGAAGCGCGATGTGCCGCTCCACTGGTTTCCTACCCGCTCTTAA